ACAATCGAGCGCTGTCCACCCAAAATTAGATCCGGCAGCGCCAAAATCAACACAGGAATCAGAGCCAGCGTCCACACAAAGGTCCAAACATGGCGCGGCGCATTTTGCTGGATAAATAGCAGCGCAAATATTTCTAAAATCAGCAGCGGAATACAGAGCCACCAGAGCGCAAAGGTGTCAGGATTCCAGTCAAAGTCCATGAAAATACGGCTGAAGTTGAGCGCCGATGCTTTCACCATCACCCACAGCGGCAGCGACTCTCTTGCCCATCCCGTGGTGTTGCTTAAAACGTCACGATATTTCACTAGGAAATAGAGCCAGGGCGCAAAGGCAGCGATCGCCACACACGACCATCCCAGGTATGCGGTGCCAGCACGAGTCATGCGCCATTTTTCCCACTTGCGCGAGATGCCGCCATTCAGCAGCACGTATACGCCGTGGGCAATGCCCACCAAACCCGTGAACAAAAACGTGTAGAGTCCTGCTGTGAGGCTCAGCGCATAGAGCGCCCAGTGGGGCCAGGTGCCCAGCCGCAGCGCCCGCAGCAGCAGCGCACTGGAGGTCAGAATTAGCGCCGCCCACAGGCTGTATTCTCGCGATTCTTGGGCATAGAGGACATGGTAGGGCGAGATGGCCAGCAGGCCGACCGTCATCAGGGCGATCGCCGGAGCCTGAAATAGCTCCATGCACAGCCAGTAGGCGCAGACCAGCATCAGTAATCCAAAGACAACCGCCAGACTCCGCAGCGCCAGCACCGAATCGCCAAATAGCCGCACCCAAAATCGCCCAAGAATGTAGTACAGGGGCGGATGTTGGGGGTCTTCTTGTCCCAGGGAAGTTAACAGTTGCCCCAAGCCGCGCTCTGGGCGAAACCGCTGAAAGGCTTGCAGCTCATCGCGGGTGACGATGCGCCCGGTAAAGAGTTGCTCGACGACCTCCGAGCGCCGCTGGGCGGTCATTTCCATTGAGGTATATGCTTCGTCGTGCCAATATACCTTTTTGTCAATGTTGATGACGCGGAAGAGAAGCCCCAGCATCAGCGCCACCAGCACTAGGGTCAGCAGTCTGGGGGTAAGTGCGGTAGGGCGGATGGCGCGACGGTTCACAGGCAATCTCCTCTCGATCAATCCGAAGATGCATGAATGCAAACGGCAAGCTATCTAGCATAGCAAAGCGGGCTGTCGGTTACCGTCTGGCCAGAGAAGGATTGCAAAGGGCGATCGCCGCTAGAGATTTAGCAATCTCCTCCATTAGAGTGCTAAATTCTGGAAGGAGCGCTTAACGAAAACAAAGGTATGTCTAAGATCATTGTGTTTGAGGAAGAGTCTCGGCAGGCGCTGGAGCGCGGTGTGAATGCGATCGCCAATGCGGTGCGCGTGACGCTCGGGCCGAAGGGACGCAACGTGCTGCTGGAGAAAAAGTTTGGTGCGCCGCAGATTGTCAACGACGGCATCACGATTGCCAAAGAGATCGAGCTAGAAGATCCGCTAGAAAACACGGGGGCGCAGTTGATTCGTGAAGTTGCCTCCAAAACAAAAGATTTGGCGGGTGATGGCACGACCACTGCCACGGTGCTGGCCCAGGCCATCATCCACGAAGGGCTGAAGAATGTGGCGGCTGGGACGAACCCCATTAGTCTGCGTCGCGGCATTGAAAAAGCAGTGGCCAAACTGGTGGATGAGATCGAAGCCGTCGCCCAGCCTATCGAAGGAAATGCGATCGCCCAGGTGGCCACGGTTTCCGCAGGTAGTGATGAAGAGGTTGGCGCAATTATTGCCGAAGCCGTTGAGAAAGTCGGCCGCGATGGCGTGATCACCGTGGAGGAATCCAAGTCTCTGACCACAGAACTGGAAGTTGTGGAAGGGATGCAGTTCGATCGCGGCTACATCTCGCCCTACTTTGTCACCGATGCGGAGCGGATGATCTGCGAGATGGAGAATGTTGCGATTCTAATCACCACGCAGAAAATCGGCTCGATTGGTGAACTGGTGCCCGTTCTGGAAAAGATTGCCCGGGCCGGACAGCCGCTGCTGATCATCGCTGAAGATATCGAAGGCGAAGCTCTGGCAACGCTGGTGGTCAACCGTCTGCGAGGCGTGCTGAACGTGGTTGCGGTGAAGGCTCCGAGCTTTGGCGATCGCCGCAAAGCCGTGCTGCAAGATATTGCCGTGCTGACGGGCGGCCAGATGATTGCGGAGGAAATTGGCCTCAGCCTGGACACCGCCACGCTGGAAATGCTGGGCAACGCCCGCAAGGTTACCATTACTAAAGACACCACCACACTGGTTGCCGAAGCCCCCGATAAGGTGGCTCTGGACAAGCGCATCGCTCAAATCCGCAAGGAGCTTAGCGAAACGGATTCAGAATACGACTCCGAGAAACTGCAAGAGCGCCTGGCCAAGCTGACGGGCGGTGTGGCTGTGATTAAGGTCGGTGCAGCCACCGAGACGGAACTGAAGGACAAAAAGCTGCGGATCGAAGACGCACTGAACGCGACGAAAGCCGCGCTGGCGGAAGGCATTGTGCCCGGTGGCGGTTCTACGCTGCTGCACCTGAGCAAAAAGCTGGCTGACTTCAAAAACACGCTCTCGGCAGAGGAGCAAATCGGAGCCAACATCATCATGAAAGCGTTGGAAGCCCCGTTGCGCCAGATTGCCGACAATGCCGGAGTCGAAGGCTCGGTCGTGGTGGAACGAGTGCGAGCGATGGAGTTTGGCAAGGGCTACAACGCGCTCACCGATGCCTATGAAGACCTAATCGCGGCGGGGATTCTCGATCCGGCGAAGGTCGTGCGCTCTGGCTTGCAGGACGCGGCCTCGGTGGCGGCGATGGTGCTGACGACGGAAGCACTGGTGGTCGAAAAGCCTGAACCTGCGGCTCCCGCTCCCGGCGGCGACATGGGCGGCATGGGCGGCATGGGCGGTATGGGCGGCATGGGCATGATGTAGAAGGTAACAATCCTGAGATTGGGAACTGAAACCCTGCCATACTGCAAAAAATCTCTGCTTGATTCAATTCGATTCAGGCAGAGATTTTAAGTTTTGATGGAGTGTGGAACAGGTTGCTCTCAGTAATGTCTCTGAAAGTAGCGTCTCTGAAAGTAATGTCTCTGAACGTTTCTGAAGGAGGGCGATCGCCCTCAGTGCAAGTTCAGCTAGTTCAAATAGTCTTAAAAATCGCCCAAAGTCCTCTCAAAATAAGGGAAAAATCTGCAATAAGAACCGCCTGAACACGGATGCCCAGGCGGAGTGTGGTGTGAGGAGTGAACGGAAACATGCGTCTCCGCTACGTCTATTGTAAAGGACTGGACTGGAGGATATGGGGCGATCGCCCCATCTAGGGGAAAAATTTATCAGATTGTTACTTGACGAATAGGTTTATCTACCCATCTGGGCTTATTTACCCATGCCAAGCTGTTGAGCCTTCTGATAGACCTTGCCCTCCGTAAGCAGCGACGGCGCGATAATCACCTCGACCTGCTGCATCTCCCGAATGTCCTTTGCACCCAGTGTGCCCATGCTGGTTTGCAGCGCACCCAAAAAATTGTGTGTACCGTCATCCAGCTTTGCCGGCCCGCGCAAAATCTCGCGCAGTGTCCCCGTCGTCCCCACGCGAATGCGGGTTCCGCGAGGCAGCACAGGACTGGGCGTTGCCATGCCCCAGTGATAGCCACGACCGGGCGCTTCGGCCGCACGAGCGAAGGGCGACCCAATCATTACGCCATCTGCACCACAGGCGATGCACTTGCAGATATCGCCACCCGTAATCAGACCTCCATCCGCAATGATTGGCACATAGTTTCCGGTTTCCCGATGATAGTCGTCGCGGGCAGCCGCGCAGTCGGCGATCGCCGTCGCCTGGGGCACACCCACCCCCAACACCCCACGAGAGGTACAGGCTGCGCCCGGCCCAATGCCCACTAGCACGCCCGATGCGCCCGCCTTCATCAAATTCAGCGCCACATCGTAGGTCACGCAATTCCCCAAAATCACAGGAATCGGCATTTCCTGACAAAAGTCTGCCAAATCTAGCGGCGTGATCGACTCCGGCGACAGATGCGCCGTAGACACCACCGTCGCCTGCACAAAAAACAGATCTGCGCCGGCCTTGGCCACGGTCTGCCCAAACCGAGACGCACCTGCCGGAGTCGCGCTCACCGCCGCAATCCCACCCTGCTGCTTAATTTCCTGAATCCGCTGCTCAATTAGCGCTGGTTTAATCGGCTCTGCGTATAGCTCCTGCATCAGCGGCACAAACTCGTGCTTTTCCACCGATGCAATTCGATCTAGGACGGCATTTGGATCGTCGTAGCGCGTCTGCACGCCCTCCAGGTTCAACACGCCTAGCGCGCCCAGTTCGCTCAGCGCTACCGCCATCCGCACATCCACTACCCCGTCCATTGCGCTGGCAATAATCGGAATTTCCCGCTCGATGCCGCCGATCGTCCAGCGGGTATCGGCGAGAGATGGGTCGAGCGTGCGCGAACCTGGAACCAGTGCAATTTCGTCGATACCGTAGGCTCTGCGGGCAGATTTACCCTTACCAATTTGGATGTCCACTATTCACCCTCTGCTTGACCCAACATCGAGGCTGAAATCGGTAGGCACTACAACCCCAAATCACGCAAGCGAGAATTCACTCACGACTTAGAATGCAAGCTACTTTTTTCAACCCAATAAGGAACTAGACTACCAAAAATTGGGCGTGATCTGTTGCCTATTTAACCAAACGATGGCGCAAGACCCAAACAGCAGAATGGCGGTACTTCTGTCAATCCTGAGGAAGAAGATTACAAAATGTTGCGACAAAACTAAGAATGACAACCTGATGCCGCAAAATGTTTGCGGAAGGTAGCTGAGCCTCAACCCTTATGTACTTCTGGTCACACTCGTGTGGAGGGGTATCGCTAGGGGTAGAGTATGGAAAGTTACTATGCCAGTCCGCAAAAGACTCAACTGTATGAATTTGATGAGTTCAGTTGAGTTTGTTTAGCGAGCCTTCTCAGAGACTTTCTCATGGGTTTTCCTGCATAGGGTTTCCTGTGCGGCGCTCTGGAGGTTACCTGGCTAGCGGCTCAGTCGTTCAGACATGAACGCCAGTTTAGACACATCTGGTTACATTTTGCTTTTCGGAGGAATCCATCAATGAGTATTGTCACGAAGTCAATCGTGAATGCCGATGCTGAGGCTCGCTATCTCAGCCCGGGTGAACTAGACCGGATCAAAGGCTTTGTCACCTCTGGTGAAAAGCGTCTGCGGATTGCCCAAGTGCTGACCGACTCTCGCGAGCGGATTGTGAAGCAAGCGGGTGACCAACTGTTCCAAAAGCGTCCCGACGTGGTTTCTCCCGGTGGTAACGCTTATGGCGAAGAAATGACGGCTACTTGCCTGCGTGACCTCGACTACTACCTGCGTCTGGTGACCTACGGTGTGGTTGCAGGCGATGTCACTCCCATCGAAGAAATCGGCATCGTGGGTGTACGTGAGATGTACAAGTCTCTGGGTACTCCCATCGAAGCAGTGGCAGAAGGCGTTCGCGCAATGAAGAACGTGGCAACGTCCATGATGTCTGGCGAAGATGCGGCTGAAGCTGGCGCTTACTTCGACTACGTTATCGGCGCAATGCAGTAGGGTTTTGCCCTCAACTGTTGCCTGAATGCATCAAGATTCACTTTTTAAGGAAGCGAGACCATGCAAGACGCAATTACTTCTGTTATTAATTCTTCTGACGTTCAGGGCAAATACCTGGATACCGCCGCTCTGGAAAAGCTGAAGGGCTACTTCTCCACGGGTGAACTGCGCGTCCGCGCCGCCACCACCATCAGCGCCAACGCTGCTGCCATCGTGAAGGAAGCGGTTGCCAAGTCCCTCCTGTATTCGGACATCACCCGTCCCGGCGGCAACATGTACACCACCCGTCGCTATGCAGCTTGCATCCGCGACCTCGACTACTACCTCCGCTATGCCACCTACGCCATGCTGGCTGGTGACCCTTCTATCCTGGATGAGCGCGTGCTCAACGGTTTGAAGGAAACCTACAATTCGCTGGGCGTGCCTGTAGCTGCGACGGTGCAAGCGATCCAAGCCATGAAAGAAGTGACTGCCAGCTTGGTGGGTGCTGACGCTGGCAAGGAAATGGGCGTGTACTTCGACTACATCTGCTCCGGCTTGAGCTAGGCTCCAAGGATGAAAGCGGAAACAAGAAGTCTGAATTGAAAGGGTTCGAGCTTCACGGTTTACGCTTTTGAATTTGGTAACTTTTGGCTGGGAGTTCTGGTGTTGGTCTCAGGCGATCGCAGGCTTTTTCTCTCAAGAAGTGGCTCCGAGGGTTTGAG
The Thermoleptolyngbya sichuanensis A183 DNA segment above includes these coding regions:
- the apcB gene encoding allophycocyanin subunit beta; the encoded protein is MQDAITSVINSSDVQGKYLDTAALEKLKGYFSTGELRVRAATTISANAAAIVKEAVAKSLLYSDITRPGGNMYTTRRYAACIRDLDYYLRYATYAMLAGDPSILDERVLNGLKETYNSLGVPVAATVQAIQAMKEVTASLVGADAGKEMGVYFDYICSGLS
- the apcA gene encoding allophycocyanin subunit alpha: MSIVTKSIVNADAEARYLSPGELDRIKGFVTSGEKRLRIAQVLTDSRERIVKQAGDQLFQKRPDVVSPGGNAYGEEMTATCLRDLDYYLRLVTYGVVAGDVTPIEEIGIVGVREMYKSLGTPIEAVAEGVRAMKNVATSMMSGEDAAEAGAYFDYVIGAMQ
- the groL gene encoding chaperonin GroEL (60 kDa chaperone family; promotes refolding of misfolded polypeptides especially under stressful conditions; forms two stacked rings of heptamers to form a barrel-shaped 14mer; ends can be capped by GroES; misfolded proteins enter the barrel where they are refolded when GroES binds) — encoded protein: MSKIIVFEEESRQALERGVNAIANAVRVTLGPKGRNVLLEKKFGAPQIVNDGITIAKEIELEDPLENTGAQLIREVASKTKDLAGDGTTTATVLAQAIIHEGLKNVAAGTNPISLRRGIEKAVAKLVDEIEAVAQPIEGNAIAQVATVSAGSDEEVGAIIAEAVEKVGRDGVITVEESKSLTTELEVVEGMQFDRGYISPYFVTDAERMICEMENVAILITTQKIGSIGELVPVLEKIARAGQPLLIIAEDIEGEALATLVVNRLRGVLNVVAVKAPSFGDRRKAVLQDIAVLTGGQMIAEEIGLSLDTATLEMLGNARKVTITKDTTTLVAEAPDKVALDKRIAQIRKELSETDSEYDSEKLQERLAKLTGGVAVIKVGAATETELKDKKLRIEDALNATKAALAEGIVPGGGSTLLHLSKKLADFKNTLSAEEQIGANIIMKALEAPLRQIADNAGVEGSVVVERVRAMEFGKGYNALTDAYEDLIAAGILDPAKVVRSGLQDAASVAAMVLTTEALVVEKPEPAAPAPGGDMGGMGGMGGMGGMGMM
- a CDS encoding glycosyltransferase family 39 protein, translating into MNRRAIRPTALTPRLLTLVLVALMLGLLFRVINIDKKVYWHDEAYTSMEMTAQRRSEVVEQLFTGRIVTRDELQAFQRFRPERGLGQLLTSLGQEDPQHPPLYYILGRFWVRLFGDSVLALRSLAVVFGLLMLVCAYWLCMELFQAPAIALMTVGLLAISPYHVLYAQESREYSLWAALILTSSALLLRALRLGTWPHWALYALSLTAGLYTFLFTGLVGIAHGVYVLLNGGISRKWEKWRMTRAGTAYLGWSCVAIAAFAPWLYFLVKYRDVLSNTTGWARESLPLWVMVKASALNFSRIFMDFDWNPDTFALWWLCIPLLILEIFALLFIQQNAPRHVWTFVWTLALIPVLILALPDLILGGQRSIVGRYLVPSFLGLHLAAGYLLTMKIEVFGAKNRKFWQAIALLLFFLGFLSNIISSQAETWWNKGISYHIPAIAQTLNEANQPIVISDDFGINIGNLIALSYRTNETVQFYLLSHEAEANVPPEQFPDGSDIFVFYMPEAERNQIQQSLGKPLNEVGWYLWKLEE
- a CDS encoding GuaB3 family IMP dehydrogenase-related protein, translating into MDIQIGKGKSARRAYGIDEIALVPGSRTLDPSLADTRWTIGGIEREIPIIASAMDGVVDVRMAVALSELGALGVLNLEGVQTRYDDPNAVLDRIASVEKHEFVPLMQELYAEPIKPALIEQRIQEIKQQGGIAAVSATPAGASRFGQTVAKAGADLFFVQATVVSTAHLSPESITPLDLADFCQEMPIPVILGNCVTYDVALNLMKAGASGVLVGIGPGAACTSRGVLGVGVPQATAIADCAAARDDYHRETGNYVPIIADGGLITGGDICKCIACGADGVMIGSPFARAAEAPGRGYHWGMATPSPVLPRGTRIRVGTTGTLREILRGPAKLDDGTHNFLGALQTSMGTLGAKDIREMQQVEVIIAPSLLTEGKVYQKAQQLGMGK